A single genomic interval of Camelina sativa cultivar DH55 chromosome 11, Cs, whole genome shotgun sequence harbors:
- the LOC104725226 gene encoding uncharacterized protein LOC104725226 → MEEEKHKKEEGKDKYEPHEHQPPYISQMQPVTYEAYGGGLYGKDDEKEGKDVEKEPMQHKPPASETQSADGPDEVKSLTPKHKQPASSGDRDIDITGQSYIQ, encoded by the coding sequence atggaagaagaaaaacacaagaaagaGGAAGGAAAAGATAAGTACGAGCCACATGAGCATCAACCACCGTATATCTCGCAGATGCAACCGGTGACGTACGAAGCTTACGGAGGTGGCCTCTACGGTAAGGACGATGAGAAAGAGGGAAAAGATGTAGAGAAAGAGCCTATGCAACATAAACCACCGGCCAGTGAGACACAGAGCGCAGATGGTCCTGATGAGGTAAAGTCGCTGACGCCGAAACACAAGCAACCAGCTTCTTCCGGCGATAGAGACATTGACATCACTGGCCAGTCTTACATTCAGTGA
- the LOC109127631 gene encoding ubiquitin-like protein 5: MIEVVLNDRLGKKVRVKCNEDDTIGDLKKLVAAQTGTRAEKIRIQKWYNIYKDHITLKDYEIHDGMGLELYYN; this comes from the coding sequence ATGATCGAGGTGGTTCTCAACGATCGTTTGGGGAAGAAAGTGAGGGTGAAGTGCAACGAAGATGACACGATCGGTGATCTGAAGAAGCTTGTGGCGGCGCAGACCGGAACACGAGCGGAGAAGATTCGAATTCAGAAGTGGTACAACATCTACAAGGATCATATCACTCTCAAGGACTATGAGATCCATGACGGCATGGGTCTTGAGCTTTACTACAACTAg